The Erythrobacter litoralis HTCC2594 nucleotide sequence AGCTACGGCCTTGCCGAAGCGACGCTGGCAGTGACGGTCATGCCGCCGGGCGAAGGCATCAGGGTCGAGCTGGTCGAGGAAGAGCGGCTGTCGGGCCAGCATCGCGATCTCAGCAAACCGGCGCGGTATCGTGCGATCGTCAATTGCGGCAAGCCACTGCCCGACATGGACGTCGAGATCCGCGGGCCCGGTGACGAGGTCAAGGGCGACCACCAGATCGGCAAAGTGTGGTGCCGCGGGCCGAGCGTCATGCATTCCTATTTCCGCGATCCCGAAGCTACCGACGATTGCCTGGTGGATGGTTGGCTCGACACCGGCGACATGGGCTACATGGCCGATGGCTACCTGTTCATCGTCGGTCGCGCCAAGGACATGATCATCATCAACGGCAAGAACCACTGGCCGCAGGATATCGAATGGGCCGTCGAACAGCTCCCCGGCTTCAATCATGGGGACATCGCCGCATTCTCGCTCGAGACCGAGAATGGCGAGGAAGCCCCCGCCGTACTGGTCCATTGCCGCGTGTCCGATCCGCAGGAACGGGCCAAGCTGCACAGTGTCATCAAGGAAAAAGTGCAGGCCGTCACCGGAACAAGCTGCGTCGTCGAACTGGTGCCGCCGCGAACCCTGCCGCGCACGAGCTCAGGCAAGCTGAGCCGCGCCAAGGCCAAGAAGCTCTACCTCTCGGGTGAAATCCAGCCGCTGGATCTGGCCGCCTGACCGGCGAGGGAGCCTACTGCGCGATCACCCATTTGCCTTGGCGGAAGCGATAGATATGCGGGCTGACGCAGCGCGGCTGCGCCGCGCAGTCTTCCTCGACCGTGATGCGGAAGCCATCGAGCATCGGCCCGCTCGGCATGACGCCGATGAAGACTGCGCTGTCCGACACGGCGGTGGCCAACAGGTCCGGTCCAGCGGCGGCGGCAATTGGCGCCCAGGCCTCTAGGTCGGCCAGCATGCTCGGCAGGTAATCATAGTCCTGGAACAGAGTCGCATTGCTGCGCAGGGCGGTCCCGTCGGGGAGCGGGGGCAAGCCCGAGGCGGTCTGTTCGCGCGCGACCTTCCATGCTTCGGCCTCGCTCAGGCCCAGTTCGGCAACTGTGGCGGGCATCGCCAGCATGATCGTCTCCGGGCTGTCGAAGGCGAGGATGGCGAACAGATCGTCTCCGATCGCCCGGTGGTAGGGCAGTGATCCCTTCGCCCCGAAATTCTCGCGGATATTGGCCATGTAGCGTGCGTCTCGCACCAGCACGCGCAAGTCGGCGCGCCCGGGCGGCGGCGGCCGGTAGGAGATATTGGCGACGTACTCGCTCGCGATCGCAGTGCATTCGTCGGCACTCGCCGTGGTGCAGAAGCCGTAGATGCGGTGCAAATTGATGGTCGCATCATCCCAGCCTTCCATGCCGGTCACATCGACCCGCAACGGATCGTCCGCGCCGATGGCCAGTTCGGCACCCGGAAACGCCGCCTGCAATTGCGGCAGCAGCTGGCGCGCGAATTCACCTTCGCTGCCCTGGGCTTGCGCCGGTGCCGCGATGCATCCGGCAAGGGCCAATAGGCCCGCCGCACGTCTTTTCATGTCATCCTCTCCCCGGACGAAGGCCGCTAGCCTATCGCGCGGGAACGGCGAAGGAAAGGATGGACGCACCACGGCAGATCGGGCAGACTTCCGACAGCACTCGACGAGCCGCAGGCCGGTCACTTGAACTTCGTGTCTTAGACACCTAATACAGTTGCTGAAGGAGCACTCTCGCAGCCATGGCGACCCCAACGACTGACAACGCGACACATACCGCGACCAAGACCGCTACCGATTTCGACCTCACGCCGCCCGATCCCGTACCGCAGGTCGCGCCGGAGAAGGCTGCCGGACTTGTCCCGGTCACCGAAGAGCAGAAGTCCAAGCTGGCCCAAAAGGTCGACGGCTTCGTGACCGATCTCGTGTCGATCGATGCCAATTCGCCCGAATTCGGGAAGAAGGTCGACCAGATCACCAATATGGGCCGCAAGGAAATCATGGCCGCGGCGGCGCATTCCAACCGCTTTCTCGACCGCCCGGTCCGCGCGATGGACCAGGACGAAGGCGTCGGCGCAAACCTCGCCGAACTTCGCACCGTCGTCGAAGAGCTCGACCCATCCAAGCGCGGCAATCTCACTGGCCCGCGCAAGCTGCTCGGGATCATTCCCTTCGGCAGCAAGATCAAGAGCTACTTCCGCAGCTATCAGAGCGCGCAAACGCATATCCAGCAAATCCTCGCCAAGCTATCCAATGGAAAGGATGAGCTGCTGATGGACAATGCCGCGATCGACGTCGAACGCACCAAGCTGTGGGAAGCGATGGGTAATCTCGAACAGATGATCCACATCTCGCAGACACTCGACGATCGGCTGGAAGAAAAGGCCGCCGAACTCGACGCGACCGATCCGGCCAAGGCCAAGGCGATCCGCGAGACGGCATTGTTCTACGTCCGGCAGCGGACGCAAGACCTGCTGACCCAGATGGCGGTCAGCGTGCAGGGCTATCTCGCGCTCGACCTCGTCAAGAAGAACAATGTCGAGCTGGTGAAGGGCGTCGACCGCGCCAGCACCACGACCGTCGGCGCGTTGCGCACCGCAGTCACCGTCAGCGAGGCGATGACCAACCAGCGGCTGGTCCTGCAGCAGATCACCGCGCTCAACGACACCACTGCCGGGATCATCGATAGCACCAGCACCATGCTGCGCGAACAGACGGGTAAGATCCACGAGCAGGCCGCCAGCAGCACGATTCCGCTGGAAACGCTGCAGCGCGCCTTCCAGAACATCTACGATACGATGGACGAAGTGGACGAGTTCAAGGTCCGCGCGCTCTCCAGCATGAAGGAGACCGTCACGGTGCTGACCGAAGAAGTCGAGAAGTCGAAGGGCTACATCGCCCGCGCCGAGGGGCAGTCGCAGGCGCAGTCCAAGCTCGCCACGTCGGAACCGTCGCTGCTTGAGCTGGAGGGCTGATGAGCGACGAATACAAATCCTATTCCCGCCGCAGCGACCGCATCCTCGAAGATGCGCGGCGCGTGCGCGACGACAATCGCAAGGGCGGGCGACACCGGCGCCAGCATTCGATCGGCACGCATTCGGCCCGGGCGAAGCGCAAGAACCTGGTTACGCGCGCCAAGTATTTCGCCATGGCGGTCATCGGCATCCTCGCCGCTGCCTCGGTCGCCGGACTGGTGGTTAACGGGATCGGCTTTACCGGCGTCATCATGGCGGCGTTGGGCGTGCTGGTTTCGGCCTATATCTTCGGCAGCTACCCCAAGGTGAAAACGCCCCAGCGCGCGGATCTCAAAGTCAGCGACCCTGAGCGTCTCGTCACCCGCACCGAGATGTGGCTGGAGGAACAGCAACGCTTCCTTCCGCGCAGCGCCAACCGGGTGATCGAGCAATTGGGCGACCGGCTCGACAATTTGTCCTACCAGCTCCAGCGAGTGCCGGCGGAGCATGAAACCGCGCGCGATATTCGCAAGCTGGTCGGCGAAACGCTGCCCGACATGGTCGATAGCTACAAGAACATCCCGCGCCACCTGCAGCGCGAGAAGCGCGGTGAGACCTCGCCCGAGGAGCAGATCACCGAAGGCCTGCAGAAGATCAGCAACGAGATCGACCATATCACAAGGAAGCTGGCGCAGGGTTCGATCGACGACCTCGCCATCAAGCACCGTTATCTCGACTACAAATACGGTGAAGGCGTCGAAGGCGAACAGGCCGACTACGGCGTGCCGCTGCCCGATTTCGACAAGGAAAAGACAGCCAGCCGATGAAAGTCCCGATCCCGCACGAACTGCCCAAGGAAGAGGTCCGCCGGCGTCTGCGAGAGCGCAGCCATGAAATGGCCGACCACATTCCCGGCCCGATGGCGGAAGTCATCACCGACTGGCCGAGCGAAGACCGCATGAACATGACCATCAAGGCGATGGGCCACGATCTCGTCGGCTCGGTCGATATCGAGGATCATCGCATGATCGTCGAGGTAACGCTGCCGCCGTTGCTTTCGTTCATGGAGCCGGTCATTTCCGGCGCGATGCAGGACCAGGGCCAGAAATTGCTCGCGAAGGATTGAGCCCCCCAGGCCTTAATTGAAGAAGCGCTGGCGATAGACGAAAGTCGACGCCACAGGATCGCCATTGGCGTCCCGCGCCGGTTCGAAGCGGATTTGCGAATAGGACAGTTCGCACACCTTTGCGTCGGTCGCGGGGAAAGGGCTCGCGCGATAGATGCTGCAACTGGTCACGCGGCCATCGGCGCCGACGCCGAGCCGGACATCGACCGACTCGCCGATCCGCGCATTGCGCCCGCCAGGCGGGATCGGGAATGCACTGGCATCGGTGATCGTGCTGATAAGCTTGGGCTTGGTCACTGCAATGCCGCCACGACCGCTGCCGCCGCGGCCCGCACCGGTGCCGAGTCCGGAGCCCGCAGCGCCGGTCCCGTCGCCTGACTGCGTTGCGCCCGACCGGTCCTGCGTCCCCGTCGACGCAACGCGCGGGGCCGGGCGATCCTCGCGCACCCGAACGGGCGGCGTGGGCGCGGATGTTGGCTTGGGTACGGCATCGCGGCCCGGATCGCCCTGGGCACCCTCGTCGGGTTCGGGCGGCGCTTCGGGCAAATCCTCCGGCGGTGTCGTGACGGTCACGGAGATCGAGGAAAACACGGTGTCTTCGACCTGTGCGGTGAGGTCCGGCGCGAGCGCCCGCAGCAGACCGTAGAACAATAGCAGATGCAGCAGCGCGATCAGGATGATCACCGGCACGCTCGGCCTGCGCCGTGTGGTCGAGAATTTGCCGCTCTGTGCCATCGCTGCCGCGTCTCTTAGATTTGCACGATAGTGCCGCGCAAGTCGGCGTGTGAAAAGGGCGCAACGAAAAGCGGCGGCCTCCACAAGGGAAGCCGCCGCCAAACTGTTCAGCGAAGAACGCTAGCGATCAGAACTCGTAGCGAACGCCGACCTGGATCTTCCAGGCCGAGCTGGAAATTGCCACGAATTGGTCGTCGTCCGGACGGAAGCCCGAGATGATGTAGCGACCCTGGGCATCCACTCCGCCATCGACGACATCGGTGAACTCGCTCTGGAACTTGAGGCGGTTTGCGCTCGAGTCGATGAGGTTCAGGAAGTTGTCGAAGTCGGCGAACAGCTCGATCCGATCGTTCACGAGTCCCGTCAGGCTGCCGATGAAGGGCAGCTCCTGGCTGAAGCGTAGATCGAGATCGTAGTGCCAAGGGTTGCTGCAGGTGTTGCGCTCGATGCTCTGGCCCGGGGTGAACTTGCAGTTCGTGGTGCCGACGTAGTCGATCAGCGACTGCACCGCAGCCGGATCGCTCGAGGGCGACACATTGGGATCGCCCGCGCCCGACGGAATGTACAGCAGTGCGTTGTCGGTGCCCGACGAGCTGTCGTTGAACACGCCGCCACCGTCGAAGGTCAGGCTGTACGGACGGCCCGAGCGCGCACGGAAGAACACGCCGAGCGACGTCTGATAGTCACCGAAGAATTCTTCGCGGAAGAAAACCGAAGCGGTGATATTGTGACGCGTTTCGTAGTTCGAAGTCGAGACGGCCGGGTTTTGGCGGTCGAAGGCTGCCGAAACGTCGTAGGACGAGGTGGCGGTCGACGAGCCGACGTTGCGGTTGTTGTTCGAATCCGTGAAAGCGTAGCCAAGGCGGAGGCCGATACTGCCGCCTTCGGTAAAGATGCCGCGATTGAAGTTCTTCGACAGCAGCACCGACGCGATGTGGCTTTCGTAGCTCGGCCCGTTGGTCAGCTGGATCTCGTCGTCCCGGCGGGTGTTGAAGCATGCCGGGGTGACGCCCGACCACACCGGCGGCGTGCCGCCTGTACCCTGCAGAACCGCATTACAGCCGGCTGCCGTGGGATCGATCGCCGCATAGATCGGGCGACCGTCGACGGTGAAGCCGTTGAGACCGCGCCGGATGTCCGGAGTCTGCGACAGGTCGACAAAGTTCAGCGTGTCGTTGAACCGCGAGTAGATGTAATCGACATTCAGGCGCCAGTCGCTGAAGAAGCCACTCTCTGCACCGAAGTCGGTCGCGAAGCCGACATTCGCGCGCACCACGGTCGGCACGTCGAAGTCGGGATCGGTCGACTGAGTGTCGGAGAGACCCGCTGCCGCCTGGGCCGAACCGAGTGCTGCGACGCAGCCCGGGAAGCCGGTAAACTGACCACCCGAAACGACGCTGGTCGGTACCACCGCGCAATCGAAGCTTTCGCCGTTGCCGGTCGAGAAGCCGTTGTTCGAGAACGCATTGGAGAAATACACGACCGGATCGCCGCCCGAGAACATGCCGACACCGCCGGTAACGCGCGAGTTCGAGAAGAACCCGGTGTTGTCGAATTCATAGGTAGCGGCGAGGCGCGGCAGCAGGACGGTATCGAGCTTGCCGAAGCTGTTGGCATTGGTGAAGCCGTAGCGCGCTTCGAACTGCGGGTTGTGACGCGGCGCGTCACCCGAGTAGAACTGGGCGCGAAGGCCGGCAGTGATGCTCAGTTGGTCGGTCGCCTGCCACTCGTCCTGGGCATAGAACGACCAGATCGTCCGCTTGAAGGTTGCAGCGGCTTCGTTGATGTCGCCGGTCGGCGTGGCTGCGATGGTCGCACCACCCAGCGCGCCATTCGCCAGATCGTCGGCGCTGCCGAAGACACTGGAGAAAAAGCCGGGCGCAATCACGCCATTCTGGAAATCGGTCAGGTTCCGGAAGAAGATGGTACCGGTCGCGTTGATGGCGAACAGGTTGAACACTTCCAGATCGTTGACTTCGGCACCGATCTTGAACTGGTGGTCGCCACCATTGATGTTCATCTGCAGCTTGGCCTGGTCGATCTTCGTGTCGAGCTGGTTGGCCGAACGGAAGATGCCCGGGCCGGTGCTGAGGATGCCGTTTTCGCCGGTCGGGCCGGTCACGCCAACGGCCAGACGGACAGTCGGGTTAGCCGCCTGGGCCTCGCCGAAACCAACCGGGCCCTGGATGTCGCCCACTTCGGAACGGCTCAAGCGAACCTCGGTGCTGATCTTGTCGCTCCATTCGGAGTACAGGCGGACCGAGTAATAGTCCGAGATCGTGCCTTCGTCCTCGAACGAGTTGAGGCCGGTAAGGTTGTCCGGTCCGAAATCGCTTTCCACGTTCGATTCCTCGAGACGCTGGTAGGTCGCTTCGAGGCGGTGATCGTCGGTGATGTAGGCGTCGATGCGGCCGAAATAGCGGACGCTGGTTTCCGGCAGGGTGCGCGGATAGCCGCCTACGTCCTGGCCGTAGACCGAGCTTGCGATCTGCGCGAACTGGTCGAACTGTGCCTGCGTCACGAACTCGGCTTCGTTGGCGAAACCGCCGCCGGCCGGGCCGAAATCGTTGGCATCGCCGAGATCGGTCTCTTCGTAACCGAGATAGAAGAACAGGCGATCGGGGATGATCGGACCGCCCAGCGTAGCACCCCAGCGCTTCTCGCTGCCCGACGACAGCGGCTGCTCGACGCCATCACCATCGATGATGGTATCGGCGAGCAGATCGTCGTTGAAGAAGGTATAGAAGGCCGATCCGGAGAACTTGTTGGTACCCGACTTGGTGACGACGTTCACGAGACAACCGGTGAAGTCGGAATATTCGACATCGAACGGCGCGAATTCGACCGAGGTCTCGCGGACCACATCGAACGGCAGCGGCAGCGAATTACGCGCTGCGAACGGCGTGCCGTTGAGACCGAATACATCCGCCTGGACGATACCGTCGACGGTGAAGGTGTTCGAACGGTCGTTACCGCCGAGACACGAGATGCGGTCGACCTCATTGTCGCGCTCAAGGCTGACACGCGGGTCGAGGCGAATAATGTCGCGCACGTCGCGCGAAATGCTCGGGAAACTTTCCAGCGTGGTTTCGCCGAAGGCCGTGCCCGGACCGACAGCGAGCTGCTGCACGTTCACGCGCTCGGCGGTCACGACGATGAGGTTGTCGCCGCCTGCGGACGCATCGTTCAGCGTAAAGGTGTAATCGGTGTTGCCCGAGATGTTGATGAACTGGTCTTCGATAGTCTGGCCTTCGTAACCGGCAGCCGTTGCGGTGACGGTGTAGGGGCCGCCGGGAACCAGCGAAGTGGCGCGGAACGAACCGTCGGCGCCCGTAGTCAGCGTGCGCGACTGGCCGGTGCGCGTGTCGGTGACGACAACTGTCGCGCCAGCCAGCGGCGTGCCGGTGTCGTCGGTAACGGTGCCTTCGACACCCGAGGTAATTTGCTGTGCGGCGACCGGCGCCGGCAGGACGACTGCAGTCGTCAGGCCCGCAGCGCTGGCTGCAAGAAGATACTTGAGCTTCATGGATAACCCCTTCGGAGATGCTCGTTTGAACGAATTTTCCCAGACCCGGCGATTCTTCGCACCGGTATGAGCATCGCCAAAGGGTGATCGCGTTACAGAAATATGACAGTCCTGCAGGGCTGTGGCAGCGTCACACCAGTGTCATGAAAAGTGTAAAGTTTTTCAGAGGGTTATGTGGTGTTGCTGCATTGCAACAAGCGCTCTTATTCTTATGCACAGGCCGATCAAGGGCGCAGGATCAGGCCAGATTGATCTCGCGCAGGCGCTGCAGGAGAAAGTCGTGCGATGAGATCGCCGGCTGGGGCGTATTCCCGGTCACGGATTCCGAACAGGATTCCAGCGGCTCGATGATGAAATCGGGCCGGAAATGCAGGAAGAACGGCATCGAATAGCGCGCGCGATAGGCCGCTTCGCCGTGCGGGTTGACGACCCTGTGCGTCGTCGAGCGCAGCTTGCCGTTGGTAAGCCGGTCGAGCATATCGCCGATATTTACCGCCAGCGCGCCCGGGGGCGGGTTTACCGCCAACCACTCGCCCTGCTTCGTCAGCAGTTCGAGCCCGGCCTCCTCGGCCCCCAGCAACAGCGTGATGGTATTGATGTCGCCATGGGCGGCGGCGCGGATCGCGCCCTCGGCTTCTTCGCCTTCAAGCGGCGGATAGCGCAGCAGGCGCATGACCGAATTGCCGTCCTCGACCGTCTTTTCGAAGAAGGTGCGCTCCAGCCCGAGATGGATGGCAATCGCCTCCAGCACGCGCAGGCCGGCTTGTTCGAACGCCGCGTAGAGCGCTTCGAAGGTCTCTTCGAAGCCGTCGACTTCGGTAGGCCAGACATTGGGTGCCATATATTCGGCCAGTTCGTGATCGGCGGGCAGCGAGCGGCCGACGTGCCAGAACTCCTTCAGGTCATGGACCTTCGCATCCTTGGCCTTTTCGGTTCCGAACGGCGTATAGCCGCGTGCCCCGCCGGCGCCTTCGATCTTGTACTTGAGCTTGGTCTCGGTTGGCAGCGCAAAGAAGGCCTTCGACATCTCTTCCGCCCGGTCGATCAGATCCTGCGGGATGCCGTGATCCTTGACGATGGCAAAGCCGAATTCGGAGAAAGACGCGCCAAGCTCGCCGGCGATGCTTTCGAGCGGCTGGTCGAGTGAAACGGAAGCAATGTCGGTCATGGCACTTATCTTAGTAAGGGAGGAACAGGCCCGCCAAGGCGGCACTCATCAGGTTGGCCAGCGAGCCGGCGGCGAGCGCTCTGAGACCGAGCTTGGCGATAACCGGCCTCTGGTTCGGCGCAAGACCGCCGGTGACCGCCATCTGGATCGCAATGGAGCTGAAGTTGGCAAAGCCGCAGAGGGCGAAGGTGACGATAGCGCGGCTACGGTCAGTCAACTCGCCCGCCGTCATGGCGCCGAGGTCGATAAAGGCGACGAATTCGTTGAGCACGATCTTGGTGCCGAACAGGCCGCCGGCAACCTGCGCCTGGCTCCAGTCGGTGATGCCGATCAGGAACATGACCGGCGCGAAGACATAGCCGATGAGCTGCTGGAAGCTGACGTCGGGATAGCCGACCCAACTGCCGATCCCGCCAAGGATGCCGTTGGCCAGCGCTACCAGCGCCACGAAGACCATCACCATCGCACCGACCGCGACCGCCAGCTTCACGCCCGTCTGCGTGCCTTGCGCAGCGGCTTCGATGACGTTGGCGGGTTTGTGCCCTTCCTCGAACGTTTCCGCGACTTCCACTTCATGCGGCTTGCCGCTCTCGGTCAGGGCCGCGGGCCCTTCGGCGCTGATGCGCGCGGCGGGCAGCACGATTTCGCCTTCTGGATCGACGCCGGAGAGTTCGGCCGCGTCGCGTGCCAGCACGCTGTCATCGTCCGGCATGATGATCTTCGCCATAAGGATCCCGCCAGGTGCCGACATAAAGGCGGCTGCGAGCAGGAAAGGCACCGCCTCGGCCCCGATAAAACTGGCATAGGCGGCGAGGATCGTGCCGGCGACGCCGGCCATGCCGACGCTCATCAGGGTGAACAGGCGGCTCGGCGTCAGCGCTGCGAGATAGGGCCGCACTACCAGCGGGCTTTCGGACTGGCCGACGAAGATATTGGCCGCGCTGCCGAGTGCCTCGACCTTGCTGATGCCGGTAATCCAGCCGATCGCCCCGCCGACCCAGCGCACCAGTCGCTGCATGATGCCCCAGTGATAGAGGATCGACACGATTGCGGCGAAGAACACGATCACCGGCAGGGCTGCGATGACGAAAGTGTTGGTGAAGGGGTTGTCCCCCATCGGACCGAAAATTGCCTCGATCCCGATCTTGGAATAATCGAGCAGCGCGATGACGCCGTCGGAGAGGAACTGGATCGCGGTGACGCCCCACGGCGTGCGCAGGACCAGCAACGCCATGATCGCCTGCAGCGCGAATGCCGCGCCAACGACGCGCAGCTTGATCCGCTTCTTTCCGGTCGACAGCAGGAAGGCGATGGCAAGGATCGCGGCGATCCCGGCCAGGCTCATGACGAAGGGCGGCATGCAGTTTCTTTCGTAACCAAACGACTCGCTGCCCCCCTTTGCCGCTCCGGAGCGCGCAGTCAAACGAGTCCGGTCCGGTCGAGGCGGCTATCGCCCTAGGGATTGCCGCCGGTGGGAACATCGCCCTTGCCGCTTTCCCTCGCGCACAACCTTGCTTATGCGTCCGCCATGACAGACGCGACCGCATCCGGCAGTGCCGCCATCCGCATGCCATTGGGCCTTTTCGTATTCACACTGCTCTATGGCGGAATGACAGTGCTCGCCGGGGTGCTGGCCTACAAGCAATCGCGGCTTTGGCCGACCGACCTCGCGGTCGAATCCGGCATCTTCGCTTTCCTCCTGCTGGTTGTCATTTCCAGCACGATCGCACAGCTCTACGGCAAGGAACTCGCCAACAGGATCGTTTGGTGGGGCTTCCTGCCCCTCGCCTTCTCTATCGGGTTGATGACGCTCGTCCTTGCCCTGCCAGCCTCGCCGGAGATGATCGAAGGGCGGCCGGGGGCGCTGGAAGCATTCGAGATGGTCCACGGCCAGTTCTGGCGCGTGGTGGCATCGGGGCCGGTGGCCTATCTCGTGTCGCTATTGCTCAACGTGTGGATCTTCGATCGCCTGCGCGGCAACGGCAAGGGTGGCACGGCGGGATTGATGATCCGCGGGGCCATCGCATCGGCGCTGAGCCAGGCGATAGACTCGGTCATCTTCGTGACGCTCGCTTTCTACGGGGAGTTCGACATCACCAACCTGCTGATCGGGCAGGTGCTGGCCAAGGTGGCGCTCAGCTTCCTGCTCGTGCCGTTCCTCATCACCGGGGGTGTCGCCGCCGCGCGCTGGCTCGATGCGAGGGCAACTCACCCGCGTTAAGCGCACCTCCTAACCCGGTCTTAACTCTGCCGGTCCGAGCCTGCCTCCTCAATTGAAGGAGATGCAAGCGTGGCGATTCCCGGCGTGATCGACGACAATGCCAGCGAGGAAGCCGGGCGCAACGAGCCGCGCCGCTTCGTTCGCCTGCTGACCGAAGGCATCCGCACCGGGGGCGAAACCGCCAGCCTGCGCCTGCACAATATTTCCGTCGGCGGACTGATGATCGAAAGCCCGGTCGACTTCGAGGTCGGAGAGGAACTCGCCATCGACCTTCCGGATGTCGGGCCGACCGACGCAAAGATCGTGTGGCGCAGCGAAACGCTCTACGGCGCGCGCTTCGTCGAGCCGCTGCCGCAGAAGGCGCTGAGTGCCGCCAAGTTGAAGAGCGCCATCGCGCAGCCCGATGCGGCCATCCTTCCGCCCGGAATCGACCGGGCATCTTTGGGCAAGCGGCTCGCCACCATGCGCCAGGAGCGCGGCCTGACCCTTGCGCAGGTGGCGGAAGAGCTAGGCGTCAGCAAGCCGACGGTGTGGGCGTGGGAGCACGACCGCTCCCAGCCGGTCGCCAGCCGCATCTCGGCGATCGCGGAAGTTCTTGGGGTCAGCGAGATCGAACTGGCGACGGGTCGCGACACCAGCCAGGCCGAGCACGCCATTGCAGAGACACGCGAAATGATCGCCAAAGCCTATGGTTGCACGCCGCAACAGGTCCGAATTTCGATAGATTTGTGAGCCAAGGGTTCTCAAATTTCTCTTTTATAGTTAATACCAGTCAAGTCGATTCTAAATTTAGGGGATTTAGTTAAGTCGACTAACAGGTAAGATAATAAATATATCCGAATTCTATATTTGGATATCGTAAATATGGGGCAAAATGGATGGGGCTGCGGTTTTCAGCAGGGGACCTTGCGCAATTTCTTGATCTTTCTTCGGGCTTAAGATCGGATATCCTTCTCAAACTCGACGCGGAAGGCTTCATACTTTCGTCGTCGCGGGCACTCGAGACCTTCGGATCGCAGGGCTCGGACGGCCATTCGCGCCTCCTTATCGCGCCGCGCCTCTCCGATCTGGTCGTAGAGGGCCACACGAGAGCTGTCGGATCCGAACTAGCGTTAGCCGCAGCGGGTAACGCGGACAGGGGTTGGATCGAGGTCCGCCTGACCTGTGGGGGCGAGTCGTGGCGCTGGTTTTCGCTCCGCCTGGTTCCGGCACGAAACAAAGCCGGCGCAGCGAGCGTGCTGGCGGTACTCAGGGATATTCACGAGCGCCGGACGCTCGAAGACAAGCTCTTCGCCGCCCGTATGACCGACCCTCTCACCGGCTTGACCAATCGCGTCGCTTTCGATTCGATGCTCGACCATGTGAGTGGGAGCGGGCCCGGCGGATGCCTCGCGCTGTTCGGGGTCGATCACCTGCGCGCAATCAA carries:
- a CDS encoding queuosine precursor transporter; translated protein: MTDATASGSAAIRMPLGLFVFTLLYGGMTVLAGVLAYKQSRLWPTDLAVESGIFAFLLLVVISSTIAQLYGKELANRIVWWGFLPLAFSIGLMTLVLALPASPEMIEGRPGALEAFEMVHGQFWRVVASGPVAYLVSLLLNVWIFDRLRGNGKGGTAGLMIRGAIASALSQAIDSVIFVTLAFYGEFDITNLLIGQVLAKVALSFLLVPFLITGGVAAARWLDARATHPR
- a CDS encoding helix-turn-helix domain-containing protein; its protein translation is MAIPGVIDDNASEEAGRNEPRRFVRLLTEGIRTGGETASLRLHNISVGGLMIESPVDFEVGEELAIDLPDVGPTDAKIVWRSETLYGARFVEPLPQKALSAAKLKSAIAQPDAAILPPGIDRASLGKRLATMRQERGLTLAQVAEELGVSKPTVWAWEHDRSQPVASRISAIAEVLGVSEIELATGRDTSQAEHAIAETREMIAKAYGCTPQQVRISIDL
- a CDS encoding GGDEF domain-containing protein, producing the protein MGLRFSAGDLAQFLDLSSGLRSDILLKLDAEGFILSSSRALETFGSQGSDGHSRLLIAPRLSDLVVEGHTRAVGSELALAAAGNADRGWIEVRLTCGGESWRWFSLRLVPARNKAGAASVLAVLRDIHERRTLEDKLFAARMTDPLTGLTNRVAFDSMLDHVSGSGPGGCLALFGVDHLRAINHRLGHNVGDQVLCGFAEVLRTVMRTGDTISRIGDATFAVLLLDTDDREASALTRQAQDVFAGDLPAGKSRLTLSATVGIAEIGTGPEDTLRRAEMAMFLGKAGSSTRPVLERDSRPRRAVASRAASTGFPQLRRAG